The Enterococcus rotai genome includes a window with the following:
- the lepB gene encoding signal peptidase I, whose protein sequence is MNLKSKELLNTILFFVGLAALLFLLRQFVFTPVVVKGHSMDPTLADGERVIALKNTEIKRFDIVTFPAPDEPKKSYIKRVIGLPGDTVEYKADVLYINDKEVKEPYLDEFKSAVTDGSPLTLDFTLSEVTGEKKVPEGEYFVMGDNRRNSKDGRMIGFINKKDISGDVKFVLWPLNRFGTI, encoded by the coding sequence ATGAATTTGAAATCTAAAGAGTTATTAAATACTATATTATTTTTTGTTGGTCTAGCAGCGCTGCTATTTTTATTAAGGCAGTTTGTTTTTACCCCAGTCGTGGTCAAAGGCCATTCGATGGATCCAACATTAGCAGATGGTGAACGCGTAATCGCATTAAAAAATACCGAAATCAAACGCTTTGATATTGTGACGTTTCCAGCACCAGATGAACCGAAAAAAAGTTACATTAAACGCGTGATCGGCTTACCAGGAGATACCGTGGAATACAAGGCTGATGTTCTGTATATTAATGACAAAGAAGTAAAAGAACCCTATTTAGATGAGTTTAAAAGCGCAGTAACAGATGGCTCACCCTTGACGCTTGATTTTACCTTAAGTGAAGTCACAGGTGAGAAAAAAGTCCCTGAAGGGGAATATTTTGTGATGGGAGACAATCGCAGAAATTCAAAAGATGGACGAATGATCGGATTTATCAACAAAAAAGATATATCAGGTGATGTTAAATTCGTCTTATGGCCATTAAATCGTTTCGGTACTATCTAA
- a CDS encoding PD-(D/E)XK nuclease family protein has protein sequence MSLQFIRGTAEMDLEEALLQASVQWLAEDDAHEVFYLVPNHMKFEQEINALKRIKTIQNNQSDSIATMRFQVFSFYRLAWYYLQHTQFYSSEVLTEAGAAMVFRKILSENEEALKVFRGEVNKSGFIQQLFDLYQEIKEGNVDLDDLFAHLSGANSDSKEQDLQLKIQDIKLVFSKFEETMSQYGIKSAEIINYLTDYLETKDLSHVLFVVNGYHNFSARELKLLDTLMRRGGQVKISLVLDKKYPNDVPPLMNLFYETGTTYYKLYQLARNSNVAILPDYVEQKKKLIKNDSLQTLEKYWVNAQESHTKKVKEQINDDHLQFWCAENPKEEINHIAKEIRRLVVEENYRYKDIQVLTRELDSYETMIEPLFSMHEIPVYLDRDMAMEQHPLVEFIQSLFAINSYHYRYRDVLRFLRTELFFPIEDQMTMEEWKIQRNEWRRKIDLAENVVLAYGYEGYHWEKEKDWHFIRYDFEAEQQDDTELIEKDANAVRNRVQQTLPAFFKQMQKAHKGIEAADYFYRFLVNNGIEKQLMMWRNQAIESGQLEAARNHEQTWEALMTLLDEYVTIYGNESFDLSVFEEIFSSGLEGLRYNKVPTAIDQVQIRSLDLARPGQAKIVFTIGLTDQVLPQKFDNKTLLSDEERQYVNGYLEEGQFLLNDTRKSIAKEPFKAYIMFSSATDRLYFSYPSVKDTAKDVKVSAYLTNIQKDLGVQMQLKNALTILDNEQISLEHVGTYRTLISDLTNLKRQKKETQEGILAFWLALERELMKQEQANLAHRVFESLGHQNLPENLEEHLADELYTKHIYTSVSRMESFYRCQYQYFTRFGLGLKERDVFGLTPAATGDFFHEALDQFFKLLITQNKQLSELTDREVNEFTEQILNAVFGEIKFSILDTSSRMNYIRYQLGQTIKKVSWALKRQSERSGMSTVQTEVLFGQIASQKGIKGLDLPLANGGNISVRGKIDRLDQLVTPDSLYLGVIDYKSSHKKFNITEAYYGLAMQMLTYLDVALMDAVNLVGQSAKPAGSFYLHVHNPILPYETEDKKEQQLLKKFQFDGLLLNDPVLLENLDKSLQAKQSSLIFPIEESAKEIIKPGRRQEDKFVTEPELDALLTHNRSKFIEAGNKVTSGEIDLNPAYQGKERIACRYCPFRSVCNFDVMLKENNYNRIETLTKKEVMDRLIENESEGGTIDE, from the coding sequence ATGAGTTTGCAATTTATTCGAGGAACAGCTGAGATGGACTTGGAAGAGGCGCTTTTGCAAGCATCTGTTCAGTGGTTAGCTGAAGATGATGCACATGAAGTGTTTTATTTAGTGCCCAACCATATGAAGTTTGAACAAGAAATCAATGCCCTTAAACGCATTAAAACCATCCAAAATAATCAAAGTGATTCTATCGCAACAATGCGTTTTCAAGTATTTAGTTTTTATCGATTGGCTTGGTATTATTTACAGCATACTCAATTTTACAGTTCAGAAGTGCTTACCGAAGCTGGAGCTGCAATGGTTTTTAGAAAAATCTTATCAGAAAACGAGGAAGCGTTAAAGGTTTTTCGTGGAGAAGTCAATAAATCAGGGTTTATTCAGCAATTATTTGATCTGTATCAGGAAATAAAAGAAGGCAATGTTGATTTAGATGATTTATTTGCTCACTTATCAGGAGCAAATTCAGATAGTAAAGAGCAAGACCTACAATTAAAAATCCAAGATATTAAATTAGTTTTTTCAAAATTTGAAGAAACTATGAGTCAGTACGGCATAAAATCGGCAGAAATCATCAATTATTTGACGGACTATTTAGAAACAAAAGACCTAAGTCATGTATTATTTGTAGTAAATGGATACCATAATTTTTCTGCTAGAGAGCTAAAATTGCTCGATACATTGATGCGTCGTGGTGGTCAAGTGAAAATATCTTTGGTTTTAGATAAAAAATACCCAAATGACGTGCCGCCATTGATGAATTTATTTTACGAAACAGGTACGACTTATTATAAACTCTATCAATTAGCTAGAAATTCTAATGTAGCGATATTACCCGACTACGTTGAACAAAAGAAAAAGCTGATTAAAAATGACAGCCTTCAAACACTAGAAAAATATTGGGTCAATGCCCAAGAAAGCCATACGAAAAAAGTAAAAGAACAGATCAACGATGATCATCTTCAATTTTGGTGTGCAGAAAATCCTAAAGAAGAAATCAATCATATTGCAAAGGAAATCAGAAGATTAGTTGTTGAAGAAAATTATCGCTATAAAGACATTCAAGTGCTAACACGTGAATTAGATAGCTATGAAACCATGATCGAACCGTTATTTTCCATGCATGAAATTCCTGTTTACTTGGATCGAGATATGGCGATGGAGCAGCATCCGCTAGTGGAATTTATTCAATCATTGTTTGCAATCAATAGTTACCATTATCGTTATCGAGATGTTTTACGCTTTTTAAGAACAGAACTATTTTTTCCGATAGAAGATCAAATGACTATGGAAGAATGGAAAATACAGCGTAATGAATGGCGTCGGAAAATCGATTTAGCTGAAAATGTTGTCTTGGCTTATGGCTATGAGGGCTATCACTGGGAAAAAGAAAAGGACTGGCATTTTATCCGCTACGATTTTGAAGCCGAACAACAAGACGATACAGAATTGATTGAAAAAGATGCTAATGCTGTGCGAAATAGGGTCCAACAAACACTGCCAGCTTTTTTCAAACAAATGCAAAAAGCGCATAAAGGGATCGAAGCGGCAGATTATTTCTATCGTTTCTTAGTCAACAACGGTATCGAAAAGCAGTTGATGATGTGGCGGAACCAAGCCATTGAGAGCGGTCAATTAGAAGCGGCTCGCAACCATGAGCAGACTTGGGAAGCTTTAATGACGTTACTGGATGAATATGTCACGATTTATGGGAATGAATCTTTTGATCTCTCAGTATTTGAAGAAATTTTTTCTAGTGGTTTGGAAGGGTTACGCTATAATAAAGTTCCCACAGCGATCGATCAAGTTCAAATTCGTTCACTTGATCTGGCACGACCTGGACAAGCCAAAATCGTTTTTACGATTGGTTTAACGGATCAAGTTTTACCACAAAAATTTGATAATAAGACATTACTTTCTGATGAAGAGCGGCAATATGTGAATGGCTATCTAGAGGAAGGGCAATTTTTACTAAATGATACTAGAAAAAGCATTGCTAAAGAGCCATTTAAGGCTTATATCATGTTTTCTTCCGCAACAGATCGGTTGTATTTTTCTTACCCAAGTGTAAAAGATACTGCTAAAGACGTTAAAGTCTCGGCATACTTAACGAATATTCAAAAAGATTTAGGCGTACAAATGCAATTGAAAAATGCACTGACAATATTAGATAACGAACAAATTAGTTTAGAGCATGTAGGAACTTATCGCACATTAATCAGTGATTTAACGAACTTAAAGCGTCAGAAAAAAGAAACGCAGGAAGGCATCCTAGCTTTTTGGCTTGCTCTGGAACGTGAGTTAATGAAACAGGAACAAGCGAATTTAGCTCACCGTGTTTTTGAAAGTTTAGGGCATCAAAATCTTCCAGAAAACCTAGAAGAACATCTGGCTGATGAATTATATACAAAACATATTTATACATCCGTTTCTAGGATGGAAAGTTTCTATCGTTGTCAGTATCAATATTTCACTCGATTTGGTCTAGGTCTGAAAGAAAGAGATGTTTTTGGACTGACACCTGCTGCAACAGGAGATTTTTTCCATGAAGCACTAGATCAGTTTTTCAAATTATTGATTACGCAAAACAAGCAGCTATCTGAATTGACTGATCGTGAAGTGAACGAATTTACAGAACAAATCCTCAATGCCGTATTCGGTGAGATTAAATTTTCGATTCTTGATACGTCAAGTCGGATGAATTATATTCGCTATCAATTAGGCCAAACGATCAAAAAAGTTAGTTGGGCTTTAAAACGTCAAAGTGAGCGTAGTGGGATGTCGACGGTTCAGACAGAAGTTTTGTTTGGTCAGATTGCCAGTCAAAAGGGAATCAAAGGCTTAGACTTACCGCTGGCTAACGGTGGTAATATCAGCGTCAGAGGAAAAATCGACCGTTTAGATCAATTAGTGACACCAGATTCTTTATATTTAGGTGTTATTGATTATAAATCAAGCCACAAGAAATTTAATATTACAGAAGCGTACTATGGTTTAGCGATGCAAATGTTGACATACTTGGATGTCGCGTTGATGGATGCTGTGAATCTTGTCGGTCAATCTGCTAAACCAGCAGGCTCATTCTATCTACATGTTCATAATCCAATTCTTCCTTATGAAACAGAAGATAAGAAAGAGCAGCAGCTTTTAAAGAAATTCCAATTTGATGGGTTGTTATTGAATGATCCCGTTTTACTTGAAAATCTGGATAAAAGTTTACAAGCTAAACAAAGCTCGCTGATTTTTCCAATTGAAGAATCTGCTAAAGAAATTATCAAACCAGGACGCCGCCAAGAAGATAAATTTGTGACGGAACCTGAATTAGATGCCTTATTAACGCATAACCGCAGCAAGTTTATCGAAGCTGGTAATAAAGTTACCAGTGGCGAGATTGATTTAAACCCAGCTTATCAAGGGAAAGAGCGAATTGCTTGCCGTTACTGTCCGTTTAGGAGTGTTTGTAATTTTGATGTTATGTTAAAAGAGAATAACTATAATCGAATTGAAACATTGACGAAAAAAGAAGTGATGGATCGTTTAATTGAAAATGAGTCGGAAGGAGGAACTATTGATGAGTAA